A window of Cohnella herbarum contains these coding sequences:
- a CDS encoding HD family phosphohydrolase yields the protein MSRNNGGQPSNPLTLSGAAAGWKHSAAMRWLLLLLFVFLFYFSVAPRLVPETYDITLNGKSDKDIKAPRQELDEKATLKAQEEAAETVGPIYSIVALRNEALINEIFTRIEELNSDDQITDNDKVEIFRRVIPERVDQYIANFIVANKGSETYSEGLLTEMQQAVFSQRYAIPEETFYKIPRLTPEQLTEMRSVGRDVVRKLTGESLTQAETGRTKVAELVNASSLSLKTEREIVQELARLAILPNKFFDKKATEDAKVEAKQNTPPVLIKQGDIIVKSGQVITENIYEKLDSMGLLQERKNYLPQLGVLLFSVIFTLALYGYGELTSGGSGAQQRTNVHWVMLLLIFALNILFMHLVALTHSADWPFVGYLAPIAMGSMLVTLLLDLHLGLVSSFLFTLLASLILNVEQEHIFDFHYGFVAAVVSFTAVLAIHRASQRSSILKAGIMVSLFGSVAVIALMLVNPEPSRIQLVQSVIFMFSSGLLTAVLVIGLMPFFEVTFGILSALKLVELSNPNHPLLRKLLTETPGTYHHSLMVGNLSEAAAESVGANGLLCRVGSFYHDVGKTKRPLYFIENQNASGNPHDKLDPKVSASIIIAHAKDGADMLKAHKLPKPIRDIAEQHHGSTFLKYFYYKAVKQAQEQGADIDFTEDDYRYPGPKAQSKEAAIVGIADCVEAAVRSLNHPRVEQIEEMIGKIIKDRLDDNQYNECDLTLRELDKIAETLKETVIGMFHSRIEYPDDKELKKAMDAKENKE from the coding sequence ATGAGTCGGAATAATGGCGGCCAACCTAGCAATCCGCTTACCTTATCTGGGGCAGCGGCAGGATGGAAGCACAGCGCAGCGATGCGCTGGCTCCTGCTCCTGCTTTTTGTATTTTTGTTTTACTTCAGCGTTGCCCCGCGGCTCGTGCCGGAAACTTACGACATTACGTTAAACGGCAAAAGCGACAAAGACATCAAAGCTCCTCGCCAGGAGTTGGACGAGAAGGCGACTTTGAAAGCGCAAGAAGAAGCCGCGGAAACGGTAGGCCCGATCTATTCCATCGTGGCGCTGCGGAATGAAGCGCTGATCAACGAAATTTTCACGAGGATCGAGGAGCTGAATTCCGACGATCAAATTACGGATAACGACAAGGTGGAAATCTTTCGTCGCGTCATCCCGGAACGCGTAGACCAATACATCGCCAATTTCATCGTCGCGAACAAAGGCTCCGAAACGTATTCCGAAGGTTTGTTAACGGAAATGCAGCAAGCGGTGTTCTCCCAGAGGTATGCGATACCCGAGGAAACCTTTTATAAGATTCCTCGGTTGACGCCGGAACAACTGACGGAGATGCGCTCGGTCGGCCGCGACGTCGTTCGCAAGCTTACGGGCGAATCCTTGACGCAAGCGGAAACGGGCCGCACGAAAGTCGCGGAGCTCGTCAACGCGAGCTCGCTTTCGTTGAAGACGGAACGGGAAATCGTGCAAGAGCTTGCGCGCCTCGCTATTCTGCCGAACAAATTTTTCGATAAGAAGGCAACGGAAGACGCCAAGGTCGAAGCGAAGCAGAATACGCCTCCCGTCCTCATTAAGCAAGGGGACATCATCGTTAAATCGGGACAAGTCATTACGGAAAATATCTACGAAAAGCTAGACTCGATGGGGCTGCTTCAAGAGCGAAAAAATTACTTGCCTCAGCTGGGCGTCCTATTGTTTTCGGTAATTTTCACTTTGGCTTTATACGGTTACGGCGAATTGACTTCCGGCGGTTCCGGCGCTCAGCAACGAACGAACGTCCATTGGGTCATGCTGTTGTTGATCTTTGCGTTAAACATACTGTTCATGCATCTAGTTGCGTTGACCCATAGCGCGGATTGGCCATTCGTTGGTTATTTGGCCCCAATCGCGATGGGGAGCATGCTCGTGACGCTTCTGCTCGACTTGCATCTCGGACTGGTCAGCTCTTTCCTATTTACTTTGTTGGCGAGTCTCATTCTGAATGTGGAACAGGAGCATATTTTCGACTTTCACTACGGATTCGTGGCGGCCGTCGTTTCCTTCACTGCCGTTCTGGCGATCCATAGAGCGAGCCAGCGATCGTCCATATTAAAGGCGGGAATCATGGTTAGTCTGTTCGGGTCGGTAGCGGTAATCGCTTTAATGCTCGTCAATCCCGAGCCTAGCCGAATTCAACTCGTCCAATCGGTGATCTTCATGTTCTCGAGCGGACTATTAACCGCCGTGCTTGTCATCGGGTTGATGCCGTTCTTCGAAGTAACGTTCGGAATATTGTCCGCGCTTAAGCTTGTCGAGCTGTCCAATCCGAATCATCCTCTGCTTCGCAAGCTGCTTACGGAGACGCCGGGCACCTATCATCATAGTCTTATGGTCGGCAACTTATCGGAGGCGGCAGCCGAATCCGTCGGGGCCAACGGTCTGTTATGCCGCGTAGGATCTTTCTACCACGACGTGGGCAAGACGAAGAGACCGCTTTATTTTATCGAAAATCAGAACGCATCGGGCAACCCTCACGACAAGCTCGACCCTAAGGTCAGCGCTTCGATCATTATCGCGCATGCGAAGGATGGGGCGGACATGCTTAAGGCGCATAAGCTGCCTAAGCCGATTCGGGATATCGCGGAACAGCACCACGGCTCGACCTTTCTGAAGTATTTTTACTACAAGGCGGTTAAACAAGCTCAGGAACAAGGAGCGGACATCGACTTTACGGAGGACGATTACCGTTATCCGGGGCCTAAAGCGCAGTCGAAGGAAGCGGCCATCGTCGGCATCGCGGATTGCGTGGAAGCGGCCGTTCGATCGTTGAATCATCCTCGCGTGGAACAAATCGAGGAGATGATCGGCAAGATCATTAAGGATCGATTGGACGATAATCAATATAACGAGTGCGACCTGACGTTAAGGGAATTGGATAAGATCGCGGAGACGCTTAAGGAAACGGTAATCGGAATGTTTCATTCCCGCATCGAGTATCCGGACGATAAAGAATTGAAAAAGGCGATGGACGCAAAGGAGAACAAAGAATGA
- a CDS encoding PhoH family protein — MTELKEYTTIPLRNAAEGLALFGPQDKFLRLIEKETVSLIHSRDAEIHIEGPADEVRSLQQLFDTLIQLIQGGLQLNERDVRYALELSREMKADELLTLFKGEITATFRGKPVVPKTLGQRHYVTTIRKKDIVFGIGPAGTGKTYLAVMCAVAALKEGKVKRILLTRPAVEAGESLGFLPGDLQEKVDPYLRPLYDALNDALGLEGVAKAMERGQIEIAPLAYMRGRTLDDSFVILDEAQNTTPEQMKMFLTRLGFGSRMIITGDVTQIDLPKGKKSGLIEAERILREIEEIGMVYFTDQDVVRHALVQKIILAYNANNEQQ, encoded by the coding sequence TTGACGGAACTGAAAGAATATACGACTATCCCGTTACGAAATGCAGCTGAAGGATTGGCGCTGTTCGGCCCGCAGGACAAATTCCTGCGACTAATCGAGAAGGAAACCGTGTCGCTTATCCATTCGAGGGACGCGGAAATTCATATTGAAGGACCCGCGGACGAAGTTCGGTCCTTGCAACAATTATTCGATACGCTTATCCAACTCATTCAAGGCGGGCTGCAGTTAAACGAACGCGACGTTCGCTACGCTTTGGAGTTATCGCGCGAGATGAAGGCGGACGAGCTGCTTACCTTGTTCAAAGGCGAGATCACCGCGACCTTCCGCGGAAAGCCGGTTGTTCCGAAGACGCTCGGTCAGCGGCATTACGTGACGACGATCCGGAAGAAGGACATCGTCTTCGGAATCGGGCCTGCCGGCACGGGCAAGACGTATTTGGCCGTTATGTGCGCGGTCGCCGCGTTGAAGGAAGGCAAGGTCAAGCGCATTCTGCTGACCCGTCCGGCCGTCGAAGCGGGTGAAAGCCTGGGATTCCTGCCCGGCGATCTGCAAGAGAAGGTAGACCCGTATTTGCGTCCTTTGTACGATGCGTTGAACGACGCGCTCGGATTGGAAGGCGTAGCCAAGGCAATGGAACGCGGACAGATCGAAATCGCGCCGCTTGCTTACATGAGGGGCCGAACGTTGGACGATTCCTTCGTTATTCTGGATGAAGCGCAGAACACGACACCCGAGCAGATGAAGATGTTCCTTACGCGATTAGGTTTCGGCTCGCGTATGATCATTACGGGCGACGTGACCCAGATCGACTTGCCGAAAGGGAAAAAATCCGGTTTGATCGAAGCCGAGCGTATTTTGCGCGAGATCGAAGAGATCGGGATGGTATACTTTACGGATCAAGACGTCGTCCGTCACGCCCTTGTACAGAAGATCATTTTAGCCTACAACGCAAACAACGAACAACAATAA
- the yqfD gene encoding sporulation protein YqfD encodes MKGTWVATMRGYVWIKLVGGENEDFLNSATREKISLWNISFNAAGEMLFGVSVPDFFRLRPLLRKSGSRIRILSRHGLPFQLARLSRRKTFAGGMLAFVVALFILSTLVWDVRVEGNSSISEEKIRQAAKAEGIYPYQWSFRLQDAASLSQRLALHLPEAAWIGVDKRGTSISITVIDSTKPEVKTLEGPRHLVAKTDAVITQIIAENGRPKVVRNDRVRKGDILISGILGDANHYKTVASKGKVMGLVWHEYRIVSPLVTKSKSLTGLTKERTYLLIGNRALQISGYGGQTFDNSQTRSTVNQVQLWKRLMPFGTIKEHEQEVVEIEKTLTPEEAKQAGLAQARAELMAKWGKDTTIKAENILHEHTENGKVMLTVLFEVEQSIEVERPIG; translated from the coding sequence ATGAAAGGAACATGGGTTGCGACAATGCGCGGTTATGTGTGGATCAAACTCGTCGGGGGAGAAAACGAGGATTTCCTCAACTCGGCTACGAGGGAAAAAATCTCTCTTTGGAATATTTCGTTTAATGCTGCGGGGGAAATGCTATTCGGAGTGTCCGTTCCCGATTTTTTCCGATTGCGGCCATTGTTGCGAAAGAGCGGGAGCCGTATACGGATTCTCTCTCGTCATGGGCTGCCATTTCAGTTGGCGCGGCTTTCGCGAAGAAAGACGTTCGCGGGAGGAATGCTCGCGTTCGTCGTTGCGTTATTCATTCTTTCCACGCTCGTATGGGACGTCCGGGTCGAAGGCAATTCTTCTATCTCCGAGGAAAAAATACGTCAAGCGGCCAAAGCCGAAGGAATCTATCCCTATCAGTGGTCGTTTCGGCTTCAGGATGCCGCGTCTTTGTCGCAACGATTGGCTCTTCACTTGCCCGAAGCGGCTTGGATCGGCGTGGACAAGCGGGGCACGTCCATATCGATCACGGTTATCGATTCGACGAAACCCGAGGTTAAAACGCTGGAGGGGCCGAGACATTTGGTCGCCAAAACGGATGCGGTCATCACCCAGATTATCGCGGAGAACGGGCGTCCGAAAGTTGTGCGCAACGATAGGGTCCGCAAAGGCGATATTCTGATTTCCGGCATTCTGGGAGACGCGAATCATTATAAGACCGTCGCTTCCAAAGGCAAAGTGATGGGTCTTGTCTGGCATGAATATCGTATCGTATCTCCGCTCGTCACGAAATCCAAGAGTCTAACCGGGTTGACCAAAGAACGCACTTATTTGTTGATCGGCAACCGGGCGCTGCAGATCTCGGGTTACGGAGGGCAAACGTTCGACAACTCGCAAACTCGTTCGACCGTCAATCAAGTGCAGCTGTGGAAGCGGCTTATGCCCTTCGGCACGATTAAGGAGCACGAGCAGGAAGTCGTGGAAATCGAGAAGACGCTGACTCCCGAGGAAGCCAAGCAGGCGGGATTGGCGCAGGCTCGCGCGGAATTAATGGCTAAATGGGGGAAAGATACGACCATCAAGGCGGAAAACATTTTGCATGAACATACTGAGAATGGTAAAGTGATGTTAACCGTTCTTTTCGAGGTGGAACAATCCATCGAGGTCGAACGTCCTATAGGATAA
- the yqfC gene encoding sporulation protein YqfC — MMRVSRKLRKWTATILDLPQDVVLDLPRITMIGGLQVTVENHRGILHFSPDNLRLAMDNGIMEVTGQDLIIRNIGAEEVFVEGKIMGVQLHAKGKPPN, encoded by the coding sequence ATGATGCGTGTAAGTCGGAAGCTGCGCAAATGGACCGCAACGATTCTCGACCTGCCGCAGGATGTGGTGCTGGACTTGCCGCGCATCACGATGATCGGGGGCCTTCAGGTTACGGTGGAGAACCACCGTGGAATCCTCCATTTTTCCCCGGATAACCTTCGTCTAGCTATGGATAACGGGATAATGGAAGTAACGGGCCAAGATTTGATTATTCGGAATATCGGGGCAGAGGAAGTATTCGTGGAAGGAAAAATAATGGGCGTTCAGTTGCATGCGAAAGGGAAACCGCCCAACTGA
- a CDS encoding NAD(P)/FAD-dependent oxidoreductase: MAEPLELYDVTIIGGGPAGMYAAFYSGMRDLKTKLIEAKEELGGRLLIYPEKMIWDVGGFAPVKCEQLIAQLAQQARIFDPTVVFGQQITGLSKQEDGTYVLEAESGEKHWTRTIILALGRGILKMEKLNIEGAERYEVTNLHYTVQELEPFRGKRVIISGGGNSAVDWANELESIAASVTVIHRRDWFGGHEKNVLRMKNSSVQVRTLHAITQLHSDDGETIGKVTVSDLETGVTEVLETDAIIVNHGLKSDFTGITDWGLDMDDWNVFANGKLETNIAGIYAAGDFASYDSKVNLIAGAFSDAVLALNSAKLFIDPEAPRVAYVSSHNDRFKEKNRALGYKDEDDE; this comes from the coding sequence GTGGCGGAGCCATTGGAACTATATGACGTAACCATTATCGGCGGGGGACCTGCGGGCATGTATGCGGCTTTCTATAGCGGGATGCGGGATCTTAAGACAAAGCTGATCGAAGCGAAGGAAGAGTTGGGCGGACGTCTGCTGATTTATCCTGAGAAGATGATATGGGACGTGGGAGGATTCGCGCCGGTTAAGTGCGAGCAGCTAATCGCTCAATTGGCGCAGCAAGCGAGGATCTTCGATCCGACGGTCGTTTTCGGACAACAGATTACAGGGCTTTCGAAACAAGAGGACGGTACGTACGTGCTCGAAGCGGAATCCGGAGAGAAGCACTGGACAAGGACGATTATACTGGCTCTCGGCAGAGGAATCTTGAAAATGGAGAAACTGAACATCGAGGGCGCGGAGCGTTACGAGGTCACGAACCTTCATTACACCGTTCAGGAATTGGAGCCGTTCCGCGGCAAGCGGGTCATCATATCCGGAGGGGGCAATTCCGCGGTCGATTGGGCGAACGAGCTAGAGTCGATAGCGGCTAGCGTAACGGTTATCCATCGGCGGGATTGGTTCGGAGGTCACGAGAAAAACGTGCTCCGGATGAAAAACTCATCCGTACAGGTTCGAACGCTGCACGCCATTACGCAGTTGCATAGCGACGACGGGGAGACGATCGGCAAGGTGACGGTGTCCGACTTAGAAACGGGCGTCACTGAGGTGCTGGAAACGGACGCGATCATCGTGAACCACGGACTGAAGTCGGATTTTACCGGCATTACCGATTGGGGACTCGACATGGACGATTGGAACGTGTTCGCGAACGGCAAGCTGGAAACCAATATTGCGGGGATTTACGCGGCGGGCGATTTTGCCAGCTACGACAGTAAAGTGAACCTGATCGCGGGCGCCTTCTCGGATGCGGTGCTTGCTTTGAACAGCGCGAAGCTTTTCATAGATCCGGAAGCTCCCCGGGTAGCATATGTCTCATCGCACAACGATCGTTTTAAGGAAAAGAATCGAGCGTTAGGATATAAGGACGAGGACGACGAATAG
- the floA gene encoding flotillin-like protein FloA (flotillin-like protein involved in membrane lipid rafts), with translation MDVQLLVIIAVAVVAVSVFLSFFPFMLWISALASGVKISIITLVAMRLRRVVPSRIVNPLIKATKAGLGLNINQLESHFLAGGNVDRVVNALIAAQRADIPLVFERAAAIDLAGRDVLQAVQMSVNPKVIETPVVSAVAKNGIEVKVKARVTVRANIDRLVGGAGEETILARVAEGIVSTNGASESHKDVLENPDLISKTVLNKGLDAGTAFEILSIDIADVDVGKNIGAHLQTEQAEADKRIAQAKAEERRAMAVAQEQEMKARVVEMQAKVVEAESEVPLAMAEALKSGKLGVMDYMNLKNIEADTQMRGSIGKQNDSLGGNNKP, from the coding sequence ATGGACGTGCAGTTACTCGTTATTATCGCAGTGGCCGTAGTCGCGGTATCGGTATTCTTGAGCTTTTTCCCCTTTATGTTATGGATCTCGGCACTGGCGTCGGGCGTTAAAATCAGCATAATCACTTTAGTGGCCATGCGGTTGCGTCGCGTCGTGCCTAGTCGAATCGTGAATCCTTTGATCAAGGCGACGAAAGCCGGGCTAGGATTGAACATCAACCAGCTCGAAAGCCATTTCTTGGCCGGAGGCAACGTCGACCGCGTCGTCAATGCGCTTATCGCGGCGCAACGCGCGGATATTCCTCTCGTGTTCGAACGGGCCGCGGCGATTGATCTCGCAGGCCGTGACGTACTCCAAGCGGTACAAATGAGCGTTAACCCGAAAGTCATCGAGACCCCGGTCGTGTCCGCGGTGGCCAAGAACGGCATCGAGGTTAAAGTTAAAGCTCGCGTAACGGTACGCGCAAACATCGACCGCTTAGTCGGGGGCGCCGGAGAAGAAACGATTCTCGCCCGCGTCGCGGAAGGGATCGTCAGCACGAACGGTGCATCCGAGTCGCATAAGGACGTTCTGGAAAATCCGGATCTGATCTCCAAGACCGTGCTTAACAAAGGATTAGATGCGGGAACGGCGTTCGAAATCCTATCGATCGATATCGCGGACGTAGACGTTGGCAAGAACATCGGCGCCCATTTGCAGACGGAACAAGCGGAAGCGGACAAACGGATCGCCCAAGCGAAGGCGGAGGAACGCCGCGCGATGGCCGTTGCCCAGGAGCAAGAAATGAAAGCTCGCGTAGTCGAGATGCAAGCTAAAGTCGTCGAAGCCGAATCCGAGGTGCCGTTAGCGATGGCGGAAGCCTTAAAATCGGGTAAGCTTGGGGTAATGGATTACATGAACTTGAAAAACATCGAAGCCGATACGCAAATGCGCGGCTCCATCGGCAAACAAAATGACTCGCTAGGCGGGAACAATAAGCCCTGA